ATCGAAAGGTGGGTGCGAACCCGCATTAGTGCCGGTGGATTGCTGAGGATCAAGACCGGAACCAATGGCGATCTTACACTGCCCGACAACCGAAATCGCCAGCGTCGCATTATTCTGGGTGCCGGCACCAAGAACACCATGCCCATGTGGCTCTACAAGGTGGTGCGCACATCCGCCAATGGACCGCACAGCGTGTTCGTCACCCTCAACAACATTTATGCAACTGCCCGACCCGCTGCCCCCGCATTCTGCACCAGTATTCCCTGCCCCATGACCCTGGAGAATGTGGCAGCCGCCGGACACACCTACTGCTGCAATGCCACCACCTTTACCCTTTAAATGCCCCACTGAGCAgcataattgaaaaaatatttttgaagacaAAATTGAttggaaaaattattaataaagccaacattccaaaaaaaatatggtttGAGACTTGTTACAGACACTTGGAGATGGGTTCCGAAAAATTTGAAAGCAGCAAATACTTGgcttttaagaaataatttaatttttatttttagttttttctgaatttattACGTGGGATTATATTTTTTCCGAAAAAGTTAAAGGCAGCAACTACTTGGCATCAAAGAaagtaatttatattaaagggaatttttttttaatttttttatacaaccAAAGTAATTGAAGCAGTTTAAACTTAATCTAATTTAAAGCAGTATTTAAGgtcaaaataatttacgtcattttgccatttttaccTATTTTAATTAGTATGCATAtggtaaagttttttttagtcaGAGCATTTTTTATctgatatttttattatcgGTAATTAAAGTCatattcatattatttttatctttacatatacatattttgttatttatatagaGATACGTTTATCCAAAAAAATAACCATTGGGATTGAGAGTTCCATAATTTTCCTGAACCTCTACCGCCCTGTTGACTGAATCACGTAAGCCCAGCCCATCCCATTAAGAAATTCGAGTAGCTGCTGCTTAATGATTGCCCCGACGAACGGTTTCAAGTGCGGAatcctattttattttcccctTCTGCACCTTAGATTCAATTTTAGATAGGTTTTTATgagtgctggtgctgctgacAAAATGCAAGCCACATAAAGTTCATTGGATGCAGGTTGAAAAGAGCGGTAGGGCCACTCCTTTTTTATCGAACGTGCGCTGGCAAGGTAAACAAGGCAGAGCTCAAACCACCCGGCGATGGGCGATAATAAGTGCAGATAAGACAGGGTGAAAGGCACAGAACAGAGGTGAACTGGGTGTGTTTCCACCCACTCATCCAACCAACTTAAAGGCCCAGAGCAAGGTACCCAATCGCTTATCACTGATGACCTGCGAAGAGACTTGATGAACGTCGCGATTTTTAAACCTAGGGAGATAAGAAACAAGCTCTAGCCCTTGATTACATAGCTTTTTTTTAGATCCTCTTTTCTAGGTAGTGGCCCAAACTGTATCTGTGGGTCTGTCTGAGTCTATTTCTCTGTGAGCTAGCTGACACTGTTTGCTTTATCAtattcataaatatatttttagttttgggAATGCCACGACTGACTGTAATATTGATAAGAAAGCATTTGCTACACAAAGTGAACTTCTTgctgaagtttgcttcctttcttgtttataataaaatacataattcGATTGATATGCTGACTAAggctatatatatttcttaccGTCGCACTTGTGTTCTGAATTTTCTGAATTCAAAAATTCGTATTTGAATGACAACAATGGGATCTTCGATATTCAACGCAGCGATATTTTTGCTACAGGTCAAACAGTGTATTTGCTTTGCAAAACAGGAATCCAGCCTACTGGACTCGAGTGTCAAGCTTCCTGTCTTACATATGCCGTAGGTGAAGTCTTCGATGACCGGATTATGGAGTTGTATCGAAACTGTTTCGATGGTGAAAACTTGGCATTGTAGCATTCCATCTACAAGACTTACCGCTACATAAATTGTAAGTTCTTAATATTGTGTAACCCACACATTCAATTAAAGCACCTTTATTTTAGCCTCCGTTCGTCCTTTTCCTTACTTCACAACGGATCGTATGCGCGGAATGACACAGAAATAAGTTAGCGCTTACACGtccataaaatataaagcCTGCCTATCCACCAACTTGGGTGCAGGTCAACCCTATTGTGAGCTCAATCGAAGCACATGACACCAAGttctgcttttattttcttagaatttaaaaagtcGACCGACAAGTTGGTGATGATGCCGAAAATGATGCTGATGAAAAAACATGTCTCCTCTTTTACGTTGATCACTCGAAAGTTTACAAGTATAAAACACAAAAGCTTTGTTATCATTGACAAGTGAACTCATCGTAATCCTCAATTAAATGATCTGAAATATCTGTGGGTCAGCCTGGGtctgatttttttaaaagtaaacatCGAAGATTGCTTGGCTATCAGCAAAACTTATGACCCAGCCACCTGATTTTTAGTTTGGGAAATGCCCGGACATTGTCGTCGCAATACGTATTCTTTAGCATCTACGATCGCATTCACATCTATTGTATGCAGTTTCTGTCAtaactagaatctgcatgtcAAATCCAAAtctttagtttttaaagtttccgatagctcgacgttcatacggacagacggacaaacggaAAGACAGTCGGGTATttctagatcgactcggctattgatactgatcaagaatatataaactaGCTGAAAGAGTATTTAAACTTCGGCCTGTAGCCCATGTtgtaataaactaaaaaatctAATCTTATtactaatataatatatataatattatgtaTACAACTTTCGTTgcgttgtttttttataaaactcgTTGAGATAATATTAGCTTTAGTTCTAGCTGGAAGCTTAAGCTGTCAAGATGCACGATTTGCACAATCTCTTGCTCAGTCTGAGTCTGTTTTTCTGTAAGTTATTTTAGTAGATCGCGCAGCATTGTATACGAAAATTCGACTCTCAGTTGTAGAAGCTGCCAGCACTGCATGTATTATCCCTGAAGATAACCTGAATTCCAAAAACGTTTACCTAAGTGGCAGCAATGGTAACTTCGATATTCAGCGCAGCGATATTGTGGCCGCAGGAAAATCAGTGCATTTGCTCTGTGAAGAAGGAATCTACCAAACCGCATTCGCGTGCCAAAACAATGTTTTCAATCCGCCTTTATTGACGTCTAACTGCGCAAGGGGAGTCAAAGCGTCTGTTAAACCGATAAGAGACTCGTCTTGCCCATCTCCCCATCTCACATACGCCGTGGGTATACGCGTAGGCACACACTTTTTTGAGCTCTATCGAAACTGCTTCGATGGTGAACACTTGGCATTGAAGCACTCCATCTACATGGCTTACCGCTACATACATTGTAAGCTTGAAATATTGTTTAACCAACTTGTTATCTGTAACCCTCACTTTTTAGCCGCCCCGCGTCCTGCAGCTTACTTTACAACGGATGGGATAATGACAGTTGCACAAGCTAGCGCTTACAAGGCCAACAAATATCAAGCCTGTCTATCCACCTACTTGGGTGCAGGTCAACCCAATTGTGAGCTCGATCGAGGTCACTTAACACCAAGttctgcttttattttcaaagagTTTAGGAAGTCGACCGACAAGTACTTAAATGTTGTTCCCCAAAACAAACTAGTCAATATTGGCAACTGGAAAAACATAGAGGCCTGGGTAAACAATCTGGTTATGGGACGTTATGATACTCATCGTCGAACCTACGATGTCCTGAAAGTTTGCACAGGCGCACTGGGAGTGCATGAGTTGAGACACAGTAATAACAATAGGGTACTCATTTACCTGTTGGGACACAAAATTCCCCTTCCCAAGTGGACGTACAAAATAGTTGGTCATCTTTCTGGAGATAAATGGGTGATATTAACCTACAACGATGTGAATCCCCCTAGTCGTCAAGACCTAAATCAGGTCTGCACAACAACCAATTGTCATCCAAATCTTAATCTGAATGGAGTGGGATACACTGTCTGCTGCAATCCATACGATTTTGTTTTGAGAAATATTAATCATCTTTCGGGTATTTGCTAAGATGAAAGGCGATCAAGGTCAGCCagggtttggttttttttgaaAGTAGGGGAGAGTAgtataacattatttttatcacatttttcactttaaaatgCCGTTgtctgtttttaaaacaaaaaaaacgttgcgatttataaaaataaaaaaaacaagaaagaaagcaaacttcggcaagccgaagttcatatacccttgcagctattgcaagaattaaacatttttgaaaacattaaaattatgatttactttcgtatatgtttaaaaacattgaagctatgatgatttgcagctcaattatttgatagttattttatatatttttattatttctaagggagctatatgatatagacgtccgattttgataaaatttaaaccataattctgaaatatttaaccattgctatatgtcgaagaactaaacaaaaaattaaaaaacagaaaagttataatttttttcatttatttttccgattgttcctatgagagctatatgatatagtcgtccgactttgatgaaatttaatccgtaaatcggaaatatttaaccattactaaatgtcgaagaactaaacaaaaaaataaaaaacagaaaagttataattttttttcatttatttttccgattgttcctatgggagctatatgctatagtcgtccgatccggctcgttccgacttatatactacctgcaatagaaagacaacttttgggaaagtttcatgcagatagctttaaaactgagagactagtttgcatataaacggacggacagacggacagacggacagacggacatggctagatcgactctactagtgatgctgatcaagaatatatatactttatagggtcggaaacgtctccttcactgcgttgcaaacttctgactgaaattataataccctctgcaagggtataaaaacggaagacaataaatattgacatttaaaaatacggGGAATTGAACGCCTATCATTATGCTACATACATTTtctcaataatttatttcaaatatataagaATCCGCCTAGTGCActggcctttttttttggtaatcaATTTAGTATGAAAAAATTTCATCAGTTTGCCCGAAGTTGTTATCATCCATTAGTCGCATTGGGAGTTGATAGCAGTTTTAAGAGGCAAAAAACTCAAAATCGCAATAGATTAAAATCGAAgcgaatatatttaaattgtgtacaaaatatttgggtcattttcgtttttttaccAGAGTATGTTTCAATTTGATTCGGCTTACACGAAATTATCAATCTTATATgtagaaaaatgaaaaatatttcaaagatCGTAAAAAATAGAACTACTACCAAAATTATCATTACATGAGTTCTGCCTATTCTattagtaaatattaaaatctggTCTTAGCAGGGTTAAAGATTCAGGATCATTATTAAGTTTCACTAAAAATCAAGGGTATTTGAACTTTGAACTTtacatttgtaaatttattattgtataattaaaatgtacaatGTAGTATcgtgaaaaataaatgtaaaatgtaagtAAAATTTGACAGATTGTAGAGTTATTTGGCGTgaagcaaatatttttgtaatcaatacaaaactataattaaGAAATGTAActagaaaaattattattccTTACTATATATTATATTCCTTAATAAATAGCCGACACTAAATTGTTTGACATATGCGTTTGgttttatgtaaaaatagttaataaaagaagccttttgtttttaacagaAATGCCCTCCAAGTTAATCAACTATAATGCATGACCCAACGAACAAGTACATTgcaaaattgccaaaaataacCGAGCCAACACGGTTTCTTCTTCGTACTATGTGTAGATAAAATCAATAAGATTGTACTTTGATAGAGACTAGACTTTGAAATCACTTTTGCAAATGCAATACTTTTTGTCGGTTTTGTCGTCGACACAAGTTGAAACATCTTTATAACGATCCAGCCTACTTATGCTGGGCACTGAGACTTCCACAGAACCCGTAACATTGTTGAAGAGTACGGTGGCTCGAAAATCGGCGGTGTTCTGTTTAACCTTGAACATGGTGCGATAGGTGGCCACTTCGGCGATGGGCAAATCACCGTGGAAATTATGATCCAGGCCAATTTTCATTTCCGTCTTGTGAATATAGCTCAGAGTTAGTTCCCAGCAAATGCCACTGAGATTCCGGCCGGCCAGATACTCGTTGATCCGACCTATTATCCCAGGGGCAATTCTCTTGGCCCAATTCGCCTGTATTCTCTTGTAGGGCTCGCAGGTACAGTAGTGATCCGGTATACCGGCTTCCTCACAAGATCTCGCCTCTGCAACGGGAAGGAATAAGGACTGGCACTGGGGACAGTCGACTGATTTTGGCAGCACCGTACTGCCACCCAGTTCGATGATGTGCTTCAGGGTGTTGTGCAGATCGTAGTTGGAGGTCAGTCGGTTTTGATTACCCTGCAAGGCACTGGCATATTCAGGATATTGAGCTCGAAACCAGGGCGGCAAGTAGATAAACATCGAGGGCAGACGCTCCTCCAGAAACCCACTGGGCAGTGACATGAGATGGCCATACCGAGATCCATGATCCGAGAGGAATACCATTATACTCTGTTCGAACACGCCATCTGCCTCGAAGTCCAGCAGATACTGCAGCACATAATCGTCCATTTTCGAGGGCATTTCCCAGCTGTCGTGGCTGAAGCTATTCGACCAGAACAAACCCCAAATGGGACGCTCGTCCACGAAGCGCTTGGCAAAATCTCTGGCCATGTCGTAGGCATAACTACTCGTGATCCGCCGGCCAATGCAGTACTTCATCGTGCAATCTTGGCATTTCCAGGTGTTCAGACCCGATTCGAAGGCCTTCTGAAAGGGCCTCAAGTAAAAGTCGGTGGGTTGTTCTACAAAACCGGGTTTTAAGTAGTTAAATGTGTTAATGCTAGATTCATCCTCGGCATAGGCTGTCAGATAGCTGGCATTGCGTAGGAACTTCCATATAAACGGGGTCTCGTCCAGGCAGCCTCTCGTCTTCCAGTCGCACACCTTGTTCAAGGCCGAATCCTCACTGTACCCCGTCAAGATGGCCATCAGATTGGGAAAGGTGTTGTCGCCTACCTAACAATTAGATTCAATTCAATTCTTTTTGGATTATGTTATGTCATTCGAACCACTTTTACTTTTCCATGATAATTACGTGCTTCTGAGTATAACTCGAATATAATTTCATGTTTTTGTTAAGATCTTCTGTGATCTAAATGCTTATATTTcgatcttaaaaatatttaacggatattttatcaaaattcaTGCTaactatttttgttattatctacttctatttttttttatcaatttatgaagaacattttatgaatttttttcaCTAATCAAAACTTAAACATCCTTAAAACTcagaaaaattgtgaaaaattagAGGTTTAGCTATTAACAGCAAGGCCAGGGATCTGTttcagcaaaaataaaatagatccaattatttttgctacacaattaaaaatgcagcCAAACACaggatttttgtatttttaggtAAATGTTGGAGTATAAGATTCTATGGGATTTCTACTCCGGTGTACCCATATATCATGGAAAAGTGCAAAGTGTATATGGATTGTCTATTTCGGGTTCACTTACCTTATTGTAGCCTTGCAGCTCGTACCAACCACTGCTCTGTAGAAAGTTATAAACCTTTGGCATGGTTCGTCGTAGGTTGATCCGCGACAGACTGTCTATGCCGAACATAAGGACACTTGGCTTCCGTTTGGCCGGTTCCAGGGAGAGTCCCTTGGGCGGTGGCTTGTATTGGATGAGGGTATATGCATCGCTCTGCAGGACATCCGACTCGTTGCCCAGGCGATGGCAGGCCAAAATCATTCCCTGAACATGAAGCGGCAACTCATAGTTCTGCGTAAAATACTTCCGCTCCACCCTGCGAAATCATAATTGATATGTCTAATCAGAAACTTCCAAGAACGCCACTTAGTATGAGCGATATCGGAACGACAAAAGACACTTACTTATCGTAGCTGTCGTGCTGCCGATCGCGTGTTATCTCCTGATAATAGCAGTTATACTCCCCCTCGCTGGAGTTCAGTAAAATCGAGGCTAATGTCTTGTTGATGAACAGCACATACCGCCTACGGCTGACGTCATAAATGGGGGTCACCAAAGCGGATTCGTTGGAGCAGGTCTCGAAATGCTCGGGATGGAAACTAGCCATGTCATCAGCCTCGAAAGGATTCACATATGGAATCTTACACTTGGCGGTCTCCACAAAGAAAAGGGGCAGAGCTGCTTCCGTATTTTCCTTAGCGGTATAAGTATTAGTCACAGGAATTTCAGATTCATCCACTGTAAGTTTCGAAACCCTTAGTTTCCGGTAGCGAGTATTCGACGTTTGATTTATCAGATTGAGAGTCACAATTACGGCTataaagcaaaagcaaagccaTTTAAGAATCGGGTAGAATAAGTTGATCATGGCTGTTTAGCCTTTGAAGCTCGTTCTCAGACTGAGTAGACTTCCCACTGACTTTTAACATTTACTGATACCAACCATCATGCGTTATCAGCTCATTTGGAAGAACTTAACAACCAAATTGCAACCAACAAGCTTtctaagaaatttaaaaatgtttcgcAAAGGAAGTCATACCTAATGTTGATAGAACtgttaatataattaaattcaaatcatcagttatttttttttaacagaccttaacaaaattttagaTGCTCTAACACAAATCATACAACCGCAAACTAAATACACAGTCTCTGAATGCATTTTAATCTTgcaaagaaaatatgttttaaattgaaaagtttaattgtaTCCAAAATTACTATCAAGTGTTTCAAATCATTGCTAGAATTAAATCATAGATTtccaatatttaatttatttttcaggtATGTGCAAGTAACATATATAGTAACATACTAAGTTGTTATGGTTTATCAACGTTAATGTCCAAGTAGGAATAAATAGTTGCCCTCAAGGCACCATTAGCTATTAATTTAATCAGAAACATGTAGCTGCCCACGGGCGCGGGAACAATGGAGAACATTTTGTCATCCAGAACAAAGTCCTTTAAAATGACATCATGCTGTTTCgagaaatattattattagatAACCATTAAATGAATTCCAAACCAATCTTACGTTAATTGGGCAAGTGTGATTCACGTTTATGAAGGGCGTTAGAGCCCTGTAAAAGTAAAAGAACACATTTGAGGGATTCGGGTGCTTCATGTAGTGACAAAGGTCAGCGGTGATGTTAAACAGGAATGGATGATAGCcggacatttttttaaatacgctaAAATTGATTAGTATCGTCTTTATTGGCAGGCTTAGAATTTTGAAGTGCACATTAGCTCCGATAATGCCACGACCCAGGACTTTCAACCGACACACTTTTACTTCGGCAAAGGATTGATCGTGAATTTCACACTTGATGTTGGTGTGTCGAGTAACTATACCGCCAGTTACTAGGACACTGAATGCCCACATCAGCCCAACGACAAATGCGAACTTCATGTCTCAGGTGTTCATGATATACTAATTACAAAATTCTCATAAAATAATGCATTAGTAAATTGACGATTATGacattttaattcaattctcaaaaagtaattataaatatatatggttCAATGGTTTCAGTGAAATTCAATAATTATGCAAGCGTGTTAAAACGGATGTTGTTTTCaagtaatttattaattagttgaatatatatatattattctatAACTTACTATTTTACTTGTtataattgtttatatttaaatggatTTCAGGTAGATTTTTAGCAATTTCTTAAATGTTTCGGTTAGCGGAGCTATCCACTTCATATGACGATTTGGTTAGAAACTCGggtaaatgtaaaaaagttGTCAATACATATTCAACCTTCCTGTTAGAACGAtgtaaatttttaacatttatagaGATACTCTACCGATAATTTTGAAAACCTATCGATGACTACTCAAATTTTCGTTACACTCAAATTAGAGCtgccttaaaaatttttccacGGTCACACTGAACAAGCATTTCGAGCGATTCGATTGGAAAAACGGGAAAAATGGACCGTCggaaaaattagaaaaaactAATCGCGATGAGTGCGGACTCGATTGTAGTGAAAATACCGAGTTAACTGTGCGAATACGCAACGTGTCGTTCAGAAAGcagattaaaagaaaacgcCAAATATCCTGGCCCACGCAGGATAGCTGTGAGAAGCAAACGAAGCGAGGATTAGAAGGAGGGGGAGAAGTGGCAGCAGgacaagaagaagaagcagaaggCGGAGCCGCATCTGCCGCAGTCAAAACACAAGAGGAAATATCCAACAAAACCGAGACAAAAAGTGCATTCAGCGGAGGGAAATGTGAAATGTGAACGATGTTGCAACGTCGCGCTACTTGCATTGCCAAgtaaaagcaaagcaaaagcaaaacaaagcaaagcaaacgCAGGAGCAAAACCAAAGTcagaacaaacaaaatacacaaagtgagtgagagagaaagagagaaggGAGAGGGAGTGTTTGGCGTATCTGTGTTTCGAACAGTGCGTtctcgtgtgtgtgtgtgtgtgtgtgtccaaCAAATAATCGTTTAATTTCCTTCGATTTAGcaataacaaaaatcaaaGAGAGCGACTGATTTTCCAAACCAAGGGGATGTCCTCTCCGCCAGCAACCCCCCGCCCCCTAAGGTCATAGGTCACAAGCCAGGAGGTAAGTAAATCATCAGAATCATACTACAAAAATGCACTCAACAAAACGGTGATGAGTTTTGACCTCGCTTGCAAGTCGCGTAGGAAACGAAACGAATGCCAAATttacccaaaataaaaaaccaaaaaaaaaaacacgtttGCCAAcgccaacagcagcaaaaacaaccCATGTccaattaaagttgcagcgggggaaaaaaagaaagaaatgaaaaaccGGCATGCCGGCTGCTGCAATTCAGAGCTGCTCAAAGTTAAACGAGCCAAGTAACtgcagaaacaacaaaaaccacgCATCAACTACAGTGGAACTTCTCATGGGAAAGACCATTTGCCATGTTTGCTCTACTCTTTGTGCATAAGTTCCAAAGCCTTACCGTTTTCTGATCCTCACGGTAAGCTTAAACTGGGCTTAAATTGTTCATTAGTTTTTTTAGcttataacatatttttagcTTACCATGAAAATTGTAAGCAAATGTGAAAAGCTTTAACATATGTTTGTATAATATAGGAAGAAAGTAATTCTATAACATTGTAAGCAAATAGatgtaaatttttaatttatacaaaatttaaaattcttttaaagttatcatctttgtattattaatataGTTAAGAAGTCGTCCAGGCAAAGTTAATATGCATATGATTTCATCTTTATATAATTCAAGTGACAGAAGAAAAACTGTATAGAGGCTGCAAAAGTTTCGTCAGTGTTGGAGCAACTTTGTGGGTGTATGTGTTTTCGCAATAGTACACCCAAGTCGCgcactttaaatatttcaccTAACTACACACAGAACTCTGCTCGGATTGCGGTTTTTTCTGCGCCGCCAacttttgaaatgaaaataatcaaGGGGTTGAGAGCTAAAGGGGAGGCGACTCTTCAACAATGCCACACCCACTCGAATTCCCCAGCACTTTTCCCTTActatttgctttttatttctCTGGAAAAGCCTGAATGTATGAATGAGTTAATCAGAGAGCGAAGGCAAAGCGCCAAAAGGCAACAGTCGGCAGCCGCATCGTCTGCCCAGCTCTCTGGTTGCTATTatcaacaaacaacaaacaaaacggcaaaaacaattGCACTAAAGTTTCACTAGAATCTGCAATGAATCAGAAggaaaaaccagaaaaaaggAGCAACACGAAAAGTGATAGCTGGTAGCTTTATACCCTTTTATATGAAGAAATTTTAGCTTATACAAAAAGTATCTTAACATAACAAAAGTCATACAAgcctttgtattttttcttctctATGAAGTTTGTCCAAAATagcttttacaaaaattcaCAAAGGTTTCACAGTATAAATTACTTGCTCTTTTAATGCGTGATAAGCAGTGGCAAATAATCTTGACTTAAAATACACAATTTATACCGTTGTTATATTTCTaataaatatcattaaaaacttCTGCCAAGATGACTAAAGATGGTGACTGTGAGATCTGCAATATTATAAGCAAATTAAGGATAGATTCATATACCACAAATACATTACTTGTCTTCTATATACAGTTTTTCTAATAtaactaaataattataacagaAATGCGCCTGAGTATAagttaactaaaaaaaaaatctatatagccgttatattttttcttacatACCATAAAAAACTTGTGTAGCGCTGACTAACTATTAAATGAACTCAACAATGTTCTAGCTTAATACCACATTGGTTTCGGAGTGTATCAAATGCTATGACAAAGATCCCGACGATGAGTCTGCTATAAATTGCGATGGCATTCTGCGCTTAAcgggttttttgtttgttggctACATTTTTCGACATTTGCGCCATTGACGTAATTGTCAGACCCGGCCCAGACACACTACtcaactgaactgaactgaactgaactgaaccgTCAGTCTGACACCGCCACTCCAGAAATCCCGACTCCATGGCCGCttccatttcaatttccatttgcaaCTCGCGCTCCCGTCTGCCGTTTTCAAGCTCAAGAGCAGCCGGCTGGCTCTGCCTTGGTCTTTTCATGAATTTGCATTTGTGGTCGCCGGGAAAATTCTCCTATTTTCAGCGggtatttttcataatttgcTGCGCGCTCCGATTTTTCCAGCacattttttcgttttgccTGTGGCACGGTTCGTTGCACTTTCGTCAAGCTTTTGGCTAAAAGTTTTTGGCtaaatttttgtgttattGTCGGAATCGCACAAAAGTAATGAATGGTCTGATAAATTCTGGAAGCCTAGTAAAGCCAGCAGACCAATCAGCACCGGAGCAGCACCGCTGACTGCCAATTTGGGCGGACcacaagcaattaaaatttaattcgcCCAAACCTCGAGATATACCAGGGCACATAAACCGcagtattaaaatttaacaacg
This genomic window from Drosophila gunungcola strain Sukarami chromosome 3R, Dgunungcola_SK_2, whole genome shotgun sequence contains:
- the LOC128266228 gene encoding uncharacterized protein LOC128266228, yielding MHDLHNLLLSLSLFFFVEAASTACIIPEDNLNSKNVYLSGSNGNFDIQRSDIVAAGKSVHLLCEEGIYQTAFACQNNVFNPPLLTSNCARGVKASVKPIRDSSCPSPHLTYAVGIRVGTHFFELYRNCFDGEHLALKHSIYMAYRYIHSAPRPAAYFTTDGIMTVAQASAYKANKYQACLSTYLGAGQPNCELDRGHLTPSSAFIFKEFRKSTDKYLNVVPQNKLVNIGNWKNIEAWVNNLVMGRYDTHRRTYDVLKVCTGALGVHELRHSNNNRVLIYLLGHKIPLPKWTYKIVGHLSGDKWVILTYNDVNPPSRQDLNQVCTTTNCHPNLNLNGVGYTVCCNPYDFVLRNINHLSGIC
- the LOC128266227 gene encoding uncharacterized protein LOC128266227 isoform X1, which codes for MINLFYPILKWLCFCFIAVIVTLNLINQTSNTRYRKLRVSKLTVDESEIPVTNTYTAKENTEAALPLFFVETAKCKIPYVNPFEADDMASFHPEHFETCSNESALVTPIYDVSRRRYVLFINKTLASILLNSSEGEYNCYYQEITRDRQHDSYDKVERKYFTQNYELPLHVQGMILACHRLGNESDVLQSDAYTLIQYKPPPKGLSLEPAKRKPSVLMFGIDSLSRINLRRTMPKVYNFLQSSGWYELQGYNKVGDNTFPNLMAILTGYSEDSALNKVCDWKTRGCLDETPFIWKFLRNASYLTAYAEDESSINTFNYLKPGFVEQPTDFYLRPFQKAFESGLNTWKCQDCTMKYCIGRRITSSYAYDMARDFAKRFVDERPIWGLFWSNSFSHDSWEMPSKMDDYVLQYLLDFEADGVFEQSIMVFLSDHGSRYGHLMSLPSGFLEERLPSMFIYLPPWFRAQYPEYASALQGNQNRLTSNYDLHNTLKHIIELGGSTVLPKSVDCPQCQSLFLPVAEARSCEEAGIPDHYCTCEPYKRIQANWAKRIAPGIIGRINEYLAGRNLSGICWELTLSYIHKTEMKIGLDHNFHGDLPIAEVATYRTMFKVKQNTADFRATVLFNNVTGSVEVSVPSISRLDRYKDVSTCVDDKTDKKYCICKSDFKV
- the LOC128266227 gene encoding uncharacterized protein LOC128266227 isoform X2, which produces MAILTGYSEDSALNKVCDWKTRGCLDETPFIWKFLRNASYLTAYAEDESSINTFNYLKPGFVEQPTDFYLRPFQKAFESGLNTWKCQDCTMKYCIGRRITSSYAYDMARDFAKRFVDERPIWGLFWSNSFSHDSWEMPSKMDDYVLQYLLDFEADGVFEQSIMVFLSDHGSRYGHLMSLPSGFLEERLPSMFIYLPPWFRAQYPEYASALQGNQNRLTSNYDLHNTLKHIIELGGSTVLPKSVDCPQCQSLFLPVAEARSCEEAGIPDHYCTCEPYKRIQANWAKRIAPGIIGRINEYLAGRNLSGICWELTLSYIHKTEMKIGLDHNFHGDLPIAEVATYRTMFKVKQNTADFRATVLFNNVTGSVEVSVPSISRLDRYKDVSTCVDDKTDKKYCICKSDFKV
- the LOC128251821 gene encoding uncharacterized protein LOC128251821; its protein translation is MKFAFVVGLMWAFSVLVTGGIVTRHTNIKCEIHDQSFAEVKVCRLKVLGRGIIGANVHFKILSLPIKTILINFSVFKKMSGYHPFLFNITADLCHYMKHPNPSNVFFYFYRALTPFINVNHTCPINVRLHDVILKDFVLDDKMFSIVPAPVGSYMFLIKLIANGALRATIYSYLDINVDKP